From a region of the Helianthus annuus cultivar XRQ/B chromosome 5, HanXRQr2.0-SUNRISE, whole genome shotgun sequence genome:
- the LOC110940622 gene encoding protein OSB2, chloroplastic yields MNTIRRAITTERNRLLKLTTPSIIQQQHSFSTTGKTKSTIKTLKFSKTSAPELKPPSKTTTASTLNDAVVKEPVTWPKPSEIPWQAKVVNSVNLIGRVKIPVQFEASSDGKSWAGTIVSQDDGSESSGSMTSFWIPVIFEGDLAHIAMCHLKEKDYVHVAGHLSVDVPPFKLSEVQANVQVMAHSIEFVQNSQSKKISTSGELDRGTTKNSGDVAFEEENYAKLRDDSKSSPVRNFKDTRHLQSDHKVDKQSFHASWRDLMTNSKLWVDYREKKSNGLVKPNYPDFKHKDTGAGLWLNKAPVGVLQGLGQLEFFGTPNRTPNSTPNSTPKKGEKGADSWKHLIENPKKWWDNRVDKRNVKGPDFKNKDTGEALWLTDAPSWALSSLPPLAAKTVDVNTKKKWAPY; encoded by the exons ATGAACACCATCCGCCGAGCAATCACCACCGAGCGAAACCGCCTCCTCAAACTCACCACTCCATCAATCATCCAACAACAACACTCATTCTCCACTACCGGTAAAACCAAAAGCACTATAAAAACCCTCAAGTTCTCCAAAACCAGTGCTCCGGAACTAAAACCACCGTCGAAAACTACTACAGCATCAACGTTAAACGACGCCGTTGTGAAGGAACCGGTGACGTGGCCAAAACCTAGCGAGATACCGTGGCAAGCGAAGGTGGTTAATTCGGTTAATTTGATCGGGCGGGTTAAGATTCCGGTTCAGTTTGAAGCTTCTTCTGATGGTAAAAGTTGGGCCGGTACTATTGTGTCTCAAGATGATGGTTCTGAATCGTCCGGTTCTATGACGTCATTCTG GATTCCAGTAATATTTGAAGGTGACCTGGCACATATTGCAATGTGCCATCTGAAGGAAAAGGATTATGTTCATGTAGCTGGTCATTTAAGCGTCGATGTTCCACCATTTAAATTAAGTGAAGTTCAAGCTAATGTCCAG GTGATGGCGCATAGTATCGAGTTTGTGCAAAATTCTCAATCAAAGAAAATATCTACGTCAGGCGAGCTGGATAGGGGCACCACTAAGAACTCAG GGGATGTGGCATTTGAAGAAGAGAATTATGCCAAGTTACGTGATGATTCCAAATCATCTCCAGTCCGTAACTTTAAAGATACGAGACATTTGCAATCTGATCATAAAGTTGATAAACAAAGCTTTCATG CTTCATGGAGGGATCTTATGACTAATTCCAAACTGTGGGTTGATTATCGTGAAAAGAAGAGCAACGGCTTG GTGAAACCGAATTACCCAGACTTCAAACACAAAGACACCGGTGCTGGGCTGTGGCTTAACAAAGCACCAGTCGGGGTTTTACAAGGGCTTGGTCAGTTAGAATTTTTTGGTACTCCTAACCGTACTCCTAACAGTACTCCTAACAGTACGCCAAAAAAGGGTGAAAAGG GCGCTGATTCTTGGAAACATTTGATTGAAAATCCTAAAAAATGGTGGGACAACAGAGTGGATAAG AGAAATGTGAAGGGACCGGACTTTAAAAACAAAGATACCGGTGAAGCTCTATGGCTTACAGATGCACCCTCCTGGGCGTTATCCAGCTTGCCACCTTTGGCTGCTAAAACCGTTGATGTAAATACGAAAAAGAAATGGGCGCCTTATTAA
- the LOC110943173 gene encoding uncharacterized protein LOC110943173 has product MSPFQALYGRPVPDANRYIAGTSDTASIDATMMEHDRLRKLLTTNLKHAQQRMLSLTKAQRLDKEFQLGDMAFLRLHDYRQTSVANRQSKKLSRRFYGPFWVVERIGAVAYKLDLPADARIHLVFHVSLLKQAFGSPPVVPLPQIESNGDDVWIPESILDHHWNASKIQVLVTWQNRLMEEATWEHIDELLTHFPAFTPAIDYVS; this is encoded by the coding sequence ATGTCGCCCTTTCAAGCATTATATGGCAGACCTGTTCCAGATGCAAATCGTTACATAGCTGGTACATCGGACACGGCTTCCATCGATGCGACTATGATGGAGCACGACCGTTTAAGGAAACTACTTACAACAAATCTGAAACATGCTCAGCAACGGATGCTAAGTTTGACAAAGGCCCAACGATTGGACAAGGAATTTCAGCTTGGTGATATGGCTTTCTTGAGACTGCATGATTACAGACAAACCTCAGTGGCCAATAGGCAATCAAAGAAGTTATCACGACGTTTTTATGGTCCCTTCTGGGTGGTGGAACGCATCGGGGCAGTAGCGTATAAACTTGATTTACCAGCAGACGCACGTATCCATCTGGTGTTTCATGTTTCATTACTCAAGCAAGCATTTGGCAGTCCACCTGTTGTTCCATTACCACAAATAGAAAGTAACGGAGATGACGTGTGGATACCAGAATCAATTTTGGACCACCACTGGAATGCATCAAAAATTCAAGTCTTGGTCACTTGGCAAAACAGACTTATGGAGGAAGCTACATGGGAGCACATCGACGAGCTGCTGACACATTTTCCAGCCTTCACACCTGCTATTGATTATGTTTCATAG